In one Rhopalosiphum padi isolate XX-2018 chromosome 3, ASM2088224v1, whole genome shotgun sequence genomic region, the following are encoded:
- the LOC132923927 gene encoding uncharacterized protein LOC132923927, whose product MELTTPKFNVYSTNTRILRSAGRTVNYNIKDAIFKVPFEHGWKRELIYRTSGKSAVVTRANRNGDVYYYSPNGQKLRSLREIQEQLVISSDKPSLTINCFTFLKQPIGMNDRSKELIKDADLKSFKDDTTVGVAVQPKKSKTPKQRPPSNCELTGDGNENSASKMRLVSKKAKTSSRSRSKKELNTPKLNIAYIAPPKTKEVHCLVTDIHSLIPGSIFKLPFKHGWKRELIYRTSDGSAVVTQANIRFDIVYYYSPNGQKLRSLQEIQEQLDISSDKTSLTIECFTFLAQPIFLYDEHKERIRDANFKLFKEETMDDMLFYYKNLQHLNSYHHFIMN is encoded by the exons ATGG aacTTACTACTCCTAAATTTAATGTGTATTCTACTAACACTAGAATACTCCGTAGTGCTGGCAGaacagttaattataatatcaaagatGCCATTTTTAAAGTCCCATTTGAGCAtg gatGGAAACGTGAATTAATATACAGAACATCAGGAAAATCTGCTGTTGTTACTCGAGCCAATAGAAATGgtgatgtatactattattctcCAAATGGCCAGAAACTACGATCATTACGAGAAATTCAGGAACAATTGGTTATTTCATCTGATAAACCTTCTCTTACGATTaactgttttacatttttaaaacaaccaATTGGCATGAATGATAGATCAAAAGAACTGATCAAAGATGcagatttaaaatcatttaag gatGACACTACTGTTGGTGTTGCTGTTCAacctaaaaaatctaaaacaccTAAACAGCGCCCACCATCTAATTGTGAATTGACAGGTGATGGAAACGAAAATTCTGCTAGTAAAATGAGACTTGTTTCTAAAAAAGCGAAGACTTCCTCAAGATCAAGATCCaaaaaag aacTTAATActcctaaattaaatattgcataTATCGCTCCTCCTAAAACAAAAGAAGTCCATTGTCTAGTAACAGATATTCATTCTCTTATTCCCGGATCTATTTTTAAACTTCCATTTAAGCAtg gaTGGAAACGAGAATTAATATACAGAACATCAGATGGATCTGCTGTCGTTACTCAGGCCAATATAAGATTcgatattgtatactattattctcCAAATGGCCAGAAACTACGATCATTACAAGAAATTCAGGAACAATTGGATATTTCATCCGATAAAACTTCTCTGACTATagaatgttttacatttttagcaCAACCAATTTTCTTGTATGATGAACATAAAGAACGAATCAGAGAtgcaaatttcaaattatttaag gaagAGACTATGGATGATATGCTGTTCTACTACAAAAATCTACAACACCTAAACAGCTACCaccattttattatgaattga
- the LOC132923929 gene encoding uncharacterized protein LOC132923929, whose amino-acid sequence MELGKKAGGPMEVDEPTDSPSIVLQSKHLETNNLLSQEEHFIGFDIDDRLSKTLQKKIRLLKMELGKEAGGPIEVDEPTDSPSIIHNNHVNKKKQSKSSISTPRSNDTKKNRSNKRHKNNNKRSETLKSLELYIPSSSGEWQKCIIHVSENIKSHNLFSLGTQNFPIHSH is encoded by the exons atggaACTTGGTAAAAAAGCAGGTGGACCTATGGAAGTAGACGAGCCAACTGACAGTCCATCTATTGTTCTACAATCTAAACATTTG gaaACCAATAATCTTTTAAGCCAAGAAGAACATTTTATTGGATTTGATATTGATGATAGGCTTTCGAAAACATTGCAAAAAAAGATACGAT tattaaaaatggaACTTGGTAAAGAAGCAGGTGGACCTATAGAAGTAGACGAGCCAACTGACAGTCCAtccattattcataataatcatgttaataaaaagaaacaatCTAAATCAAGTA tatcaaCACCAAGATCTAATGATACAAAGAAGAATCGAAGTAATAAGAGGCATAAGAATAACAACAAACGCAGTGAAACCTTAAAATCTTTGGAATTATATATTCCTTCTTCTTCAGGTGAGtggcaaaaatgtataatacatgtatcAGAAAACATAAAATCTCATAATTTATTCTCACTTGGTACACAAAATTTTCCAATTCATtcacattaa